The following proteins come from a genomic window of Papaver somniferum cultivar HN1 unplaced genomic scaffold, ASM357369v1 unplaced-scaffold_65, whole genome shotgun sequence:
- the LOC113343687 gene encoding pyruvate dehydrogenase E1 component subunit alpha-1, mitochondrial-like, producing MMNLTKLISSASSSSAASRSKTLISSSSSFLNRSFSTDDSKVLTIETSIPFTAHNCEPPSRTVETTEEELLGFFKEMALMRRMEIAADSLYKSKLIRGFCHLYDGQEAVAVGMEAAITKKDCIITAYRDHCIFLGRGGTLVEAFSELMGRKDGCSKGKGGSMHFYKKDSGFYGGHGIVGAQVPLGIGLSFAQKYNKDEAVTFAMYGDGAANQGQLFEALNIAALWDLPAILVCENNHYGMGTAEWRAAKSPAYYKRGDYVPGLKVDGMDAFAVKQACKFAKEHVLLKGPIILEMDTYRYHGHSMSDPGSTYRTRDEISGVRQERDPVERIRKLVLAHDLATEKELKDMEKEIRKEVDDAIAQAKESPMPEPSELFTNVYVKGFGVESYGADRKEVRAVLP from the exons ATGATGAATCTAACGAAACTCATCTCTTCCGCCTCATCATCGTCAGCGGCATCaagatctaaaaccctaatttcatcatcCTCATCGTTTCTCAACCGTTCATTCTCCACAGATGATTCGAAAGTTTTAACGATTGAAACCTCGATTCCGTTTACTGCACATAACTGTGAACCGCCATCAAGAACAGTAGAAACAACAGAGGAAGAATTGCTAGGTTTCTTCAAAGAAATGGCGTTAATGAGACGTATGGAAATCGCAGCAGATTCGTTGTATAAATCCAAGTTGATTCGTGGATTTTGTCATTTATATGATGGACAAGAAGCTGTAGCTGTTGGTATGGAAGCAGCGATAACTAAAAAAGATTGTATTATAACAGCTTATCGTGATCATTGTATCTTTTTAGGTCGTGGTGGAACTTTAGTTGAAGCCTTCAGTGAATTGATGGGGAGAAAAGATGGATGTAGTAAAGGGAAAGGTGGATCTATGCATTTCTATAAGAAAGATAGTGGGTTTTATGGTGGACATGGGATTGTTGGTGCACAAGTTCCCTTAgggattgggttgagttttgcTCAGAAATATAATAAAGATGAAGCTGTTACTTTTGCTATGTATGGTGATGGGGCGGCCAATCAGGGGCAATTGTTTGAAGCTCTTAATATTGCTGCTCTTTGGGATTTGCCTGCCATTCTAGTTTGCGAGAATAATCACT ATGGGATGGGAACGGCAGAATGGAGAGCTGCGAAGAGTCCTGCTTATTATAAGCGTGGAGATTATGTTCCTGGTTTGAAG GTAGATGGTATGGATGCCTTTGCTGTGAAGCAGGCATGCAAATTTGCAAAAGAGCATGTTCTGCTGAAGGGACCCATT ATTCTTGAAATGGACACTTACAGGTACCATGGGCACTCCATGTCAGATCCAGGCAGCACATACAGAACCAGAGATGAGATTTCTGGTGTGAGACAG GAGCGTGATCCAGTAGAAAGAATAAGGAAGTTGGTGCTCGCTCATGACCTAGCAACTGAAAAAGAGCTTAAG GATATGGAGAAGGAAATTAGAAAGGAAGTGGATGATGCCATTGCACAGGCCAAG GAGAGCCCAATGCCTGAACCTTCTGAGCTCTTCACCAATGTTTACGTCAAGGGTTTCGGTGTTGAG TCCTACGgagcagataggaaagaggtgaGAGCTGTACTCCCATGA